The Hahella sp. HNIBRBA332 genome window below encodes:
- a CDS encoding OmpA family protein — translation MKFKLCALVVAGSLAAGCQTYDPYTGEKKTANATTGAVIGAVAGAAIGAATSSKKDRGKGALIGAAAGGAVGGGIGYYMDKQESELRHRLEGTGVRVVRNGDEITLVMPGNITFDTGRAEVKANFYDTLDSVGLVLKEFDKTIIQVSGHTDSTGSLDLNQRLSEQRASSVGRYLISQGVASSRVQTIGYGPRYPVATNSTTEGRAANRRVELKLVPMQG, via the coding sequence ATGAAATTTAAGCTTTGTGCTCTTGTAGTAGCGGGTTCCCTGGCCGCTGGATGCCAAACCTACGATCCCTACACCGGGGAGAAGAAAACCGCTAACGCGACTACTGGCGCTGTGATCGGCGCAGTTGCGGGCGCAGCGATCGGCGCGGCCACATCCAGCAAGAAAGACCGCGGCAAGGGCGCACTGATCGGCGCAGCCGCTGGTGGCGCTGTGGGCGGCGGCATCGGCTACTACATGGACAAGCAAGAGTCTGAGCTGCGCCACCGTCTGGAAGGCACCGGCGTACGCGTTGTGCGTAACGGCGACGAGATTACACTGGTTATGCCAGGCAACATCACCTTCGATACAGGCCGTGCGGAAGTTAAAGCGAACTTCTACGACACGCTGGATTCAGTTGGTCTGGTATTGAAAGAGTTCGACAAAACTATCATCCAGGTTAGCGGTCACACCGACTCTACCGGCAGCCTGGACCTGAACCAGCGTTTGAGTGAGCAGCGCGCCAGCAGCGTTGGCCGTTATCTGATCTCCCAAGGTGTGGCGAGTTCACGAGTACAAACTATCGGTTACGGTCCGCGTTATCCTGTGGCCACCAACAGCACGACCGAAGGGCGCGCAGCCAACCGTCGCGTTGAGCTGAAACTGGTGCCAATGCAAGGCTAA